A single genomic interval of Anaerolineales bacterium harbors:
- the rpsL gene encoding 30S ribosomal protein S12 produces MPTINQLVRKGRKSKRLKTKAPALQYIFNANKQRRLAVAKGAPQKRGVCTQVRTQTPKKPNSALRKVARVRLTNMMEVTAYIPGEGHTLQEHSVVLVRGGRVKDLPGVRYHIVRGTLDATGVDGRRQGRSKYGSKRPKEA; encoded by the coding sequence GTGCCGACCATCAACCAACTGGTGCGCAAAGGCCGCAAGAGCAAGCGCCTGAAGACCAAGGCGCCGGCGCTGCAGTACATCTTCAACGCCAACAAGCAGCGGCGCTTGGCGGTGGCCAAGGGCGCGCCGCAGAAGCGCGGCGTATGCACGCAGGTCCGCACCCAGACCCCGAAGAAACCGAACTCGGCGTTGCGCAAGGTGGCGCGTGTCCGCCTGACCAACATGATGGAAGTGACGGCCTACATTCCTGGCGAAGGTCACACGCTGCAGGAGCACTCGGTGGTGTTGGTCCGCGGCGGACGAGTCAAGGACCTCCCAGGCGTGCGCTATCACATCGTGCGCGGCACGCTGGACGCCACCGGCGTCGATGGCCGCCGACAAGGACGCTCGAAGTACGGCAGCAAGCGTCCGAAGGAAGCCTAA
- the rpsG gene encoding 30S ribosomal protein S7: protein MRRSKPEKRVVPGDVRYNSQMVQAFVNSLMRRGKKSTAVRVLYDSFDIIQERAKREPLEIFEAAIRNVSPVLEVKPRRVGGATYQVPVEVASGRRISLAHRWILAACRARSGRSMAEKLAGELMDAANNTGAAIKRREETHKMAEANRAFAHYRW, encoded by the coding sequence ATGCGTAGGAGCAAGCCAGAAAAGCGGGTTGTGCCTGGGGACGTGCGCTACAACAGCCAGATGGTGCAGGCGTTCGTCAACAGCCTGATGCGGCGCGGTAAGAAGAGCACGGCAGTTCGCGTCCTGTACGATTCCTTTGACATCATCCAGGAGCGCGCCAAGCGCGAGCCGCTGGAGATTTTCGAGGCGGCCATCAGGAATGTCTCGCCGGTGCTCGAAGTCAAACCCCGGCGAGTCGGCGGGGCAACCTACCAGGTGCCGGTCGAGGTCGCCTCGGGCCGCCGCATCTCGTTGGCGCACCGCTGGATCCTGGCGGCCTGTCGGGCCCGCTCCGGCCGCTCAATGGCCGAGAAGCTGGCCGGCGAGCTGATGGACGCCGCCAACAATACCGGGGCGGCCATCAAACGCCGAGAAGAAACCCACAAGATGGCAGAGGCCAACCGCGCCTTTGCCCACTATCGCTGGTAG